A window of Candidatus Methylacidiphilales bacterium genomic DNA:
ATCTAACTACATATAAAGAAAATCGTCCTAATGCTTCAAATACCTTATTAAAACCGACGAATAACACTGATACCACGATTATCATTAAGATAGCAAATAAAGGGTCGAATATTTCTTGCTCAGCCTTGCGCATAGTTTTATTATACGATAGAAAATGATCGCACGGATGAATCATAATAGCGGCTTTACTTAAACATAGTAATTCTTAAAGGTATACCGACCTTATCAGCTATATTACGCATATGCCGCCAAATCACCTGTCTTGATAACGGGTTCCCATTCTTAGCGACGAAGAAAGTCTGAGTGTGATTGCCAACGACATCAGCTTTCTTAGCTACATATTTTGCCAGGCTCTTCTCAAATAATTCATCTGGTTTATTGATGTTATAATAATAAACTTGGTCATTTTCCACTATTTTAACAACATATGATTGCTCGTTCTCTGAAATATCGTAAATATTGATAACCTGTGATGCCTTTATTCTTAGACGGTTAATGAGCAAAATAATCAACAATATAGCAGTTGACATGAAATCGTCGTTTTTCTTTAATTGCTCAACCAAGTATTCGAAATCATTTTCTTTAATTCGTTTTGCTTTTACCGCAGGTCTTCTAATTGGTTTAAGGATATTTTTGGCCTCGTCATAGCCGATAAATTCGCTATAACGAATGAGGCTATATATTTTACGAGCAATCGAACTTTCGGCATAATGGCCTTGTTTTAAAAAGTTGATATAATCCTCTACTATCCGGAAGTACTCATCCTTATCGGATATGAAATTTTCGTGATGTGCGGCAAAATCCAAAAAATGCTGGATATCACCTTTATACCCAGCAATGGTATTGGGCTTGGCGCCCTTTCCTTTGAGATATGTTATGAACTGCTCGGCTGTCATAGTTATATTATACCATAATTTAGGCCGATGCAAAGGTAATTTCGACACAACGTGCTAAAATATGATTAGCTATGAAAAAACACAATCCCATACATCATTTTGCACAATCAGTAGTGGATTCTTTTGAGATCATCAACGTAAAGAATCCGGATGATGAGGAAATCACAAAGATCGTAACCAAACTGAATGAAGCTGCCGAAGCATGCATTCACGCTTCTTGTCGCCCGCAGGATATCTTTGCAGCTATAGATGATGAATTGGCTAGAGAAAATAGAGGAAATAATGCTGTAGATAAATCAGCTAATAAACCTGATTCCGCGGAAGAACTAATTTTTAATACAGTCCAGTATCTGGTCGATAAGAAATTAAGCGCGAGTAAAGCTATATATGTACTTATTGACGCCTTGGAAAGAATTACGCCATTGCAGGAGAAGCTAGCGGAGCTCGCGTATCAGAACAAAGTTATATACTACAACGACAACAACCTTGCTTTAAAGGCAGTTCTCCGCTGGAAGTATGTACCACCTGATGCTTTGGATCATATTAAAAACTTTAACATTCAGCACCCTGTTGATATATTATCAATCATAAGAAGATTTTATAAGATGAAATATGATGACTTCGCTTTTTTTTATAATAAATTAACCACTAAAGACATGTCTTATCGTTATCTTGCTCTTTCATATTATGAACCTGAGGAGGAAGAAGATAAACGCAAAACTATAAAACTAATCGAAGATCTTTCACCCGAAGAATTGCATAAATTTTTATATAACAAGATAAAACGAGACCCACTCTATGGGATAGAAGTGATTCATAGCTTAATTCTTGCTGCACAACAGCATGGCTCGAATGATAAGACGATTGATGAAAATAAAAAACCAAACATACTTGGCAGTTACGATAAAATAAAGATCATTGTCAGATGTTTAATAGAGAATAGGAAGAATTTAGGCACAGAAGGATACGAGATTGTCGAGAAGATTATCAATAGCTTGGATGCGTCAAAAATAGAACAAAATAAGCTCGATGATTTGTTGCAGATCAAAAAAGTGCTTGATCCTAACCTCTCTGATCCTGAGACATGGGCTAAGATTGTTTCTAATATTAAAGATACTGAATTAATACTGTTAGCGTTTTCATGTGCCAAAAATCAAGCCGAATGTCTGAAAGCACTCAAGGAATATGCTATAGATAAAGCAATCCTGATCTTTAATAAGATAAACGAAAATAACGGTGGCGTAAAGCTATCTGAATTGATAGATAAAACAGACTCTTTCGTGAGTAAACTATCTGCAATCAATTTCAAATCAGAATTCGTTCGTAATATCTTGTCTAATTTAATTGTATTTGGTAAACAAGCGATAGGCAATATACCTGAAGAACTCAAAGCGACTAAAGATCTGCTAAAAGAAGCTCATAGAGAAAATTATCATGGGATGAGCAAAAATGATATAGACCGACTCACTACAGCATTTGTAGATCATGTCATAGATAAAGGCAGCCAAGATCACCTAGTCAAGACTTTGTTATCGATGCCAGGTATAAATGATAAGGACAAAGCACGCCTATTCAAAAAACTTAACCCACTACAAGCATTTTTCGTAGCTTCTATTATGCCTATTCCTCGTAAAACATTACAGGAATATCTAAGAAACCATGAGAAGGAAGTAGGTCCGATTTATAAGAGCCTCGCAGAACTCTTTTGGCTTGGTAATAGCATTATACCTGTTGTCAGCTACAGGAAAATTGGACAGGATATGTGGAAGACCGCTTCTGAAGGTATAAAGAAATACTTTAGTTTTGGCAGTGTTGCTGGGATAGATGATAATAGATCTATTTTAAATTTAGTCCTCACTAAGACTATTTTTAAAGAAATGCTCCACATTTTCCGCGCAGTAGTAGTAACAGTCGTGCCTTATCGCCTTGTAGCTGGAATGGTCAGCGCTGGTTTTTATATGACTAGAGCCATAAAAAATAATGCAAGCGCTATTAATCATGCCCGTATAACTTATGAAAATGCTAAGATTATGGACAAGGTTAATAATATTCAACCATATATCCAAACCGATAAAAATATAACAGGCATGATGGAGTATATAAAAAATTAAAAGCGCTGTTCATGCTTAAGAAGATTGTTTGTTTTATATATTAAATAGAGGAAAAGATTTATTGAATTAAAAGCTAGCGCAACAAATATCCAGTAGATATCGGTTAATCAGTATTCCGACGTGGTGAAAATCACAACAGCACATAGCGTTACCTGCTTAAGGTCTACAATCGTCATTTTATCCTGCTGATCAACCTAATCAGCTACACACCTTAAATTCGGCGCAAAAGCCATCAAAATGTATCTGAACAGCCACACTTCACAAAAAATCGGGCATAATTCGCTTGTAAAGCACACAATTAGTCAACCGACTCAAGTGCATCCATGAATATGCACTGGCTGCCATTCCCTACCCATCTCACACCCCCCAAAGCCGATGACTAAACTATCATCGTGCGCAGTGAGCTATTCACATTTATCGGAAAAAACGTCTATCTCATCACGCAGGTCGAGCGCCCGCGCGCACAGCGTGATGAGCTGGTAGATAGATACTCTATCCTGCGATTAGGTTGTGTTTCAGACAGTGATGGATCAAGCCCCATGAGCATTTCATCATTGCGCCAACATCTTCAGCGCGTATGCTGCTTTCAACTACCGGGGTGGGGGGATCGTCTCTATCTGAGTCGGGCAAGGCTGCTGCCCTATTTGCTTGAAGCAAGCCTTGCCGAGTTGTGTGTGGGGTCACTCGTTTATGCCAACGATCGCAGTGCTTTCTACTGTGTGTGGATGAACTGCAGCGGCGATTGTGTCTTTTGTGCAATGCTGGAATCGGTGGCGGGCTTTTAAACCAGCACCTACGGTTTATCAGAGCTGTCCACTGGACTATGTAATTATTTTGATTCAAGCGCTTATTATTTCATCACGTAGTTTTATCAATCAAAATTAATACGTATACGCCTAATTTACATCATGGCAATGCATAATGATCTTATTTTCCATTCCTATTTTGTAATATATATTGTAGCACATCTTATTTATATTTTCATTATATCTAGCTAAAAATCCTACCTTATACGTGGGAACACATGTTGTCCCACTTTTCTGAACATCATAGTGATTAGCGTAACATGACTTCCCGGCAGAAATAGACCAATGTGGGCCATTGTTCCATTCCCAAAAAAATATTGCTAGGGATAAAATCAATGCAGTAGCCATTCTGAATCTGTCCATGACAATATTATATACAGCCTTAGCGCCGGTCAAGCATAGATAGCGCCTGAATCCAAATACTCAAGTCGCATCGTTGATGTCTCTTATAACCCGTGTACTCTTATACAAGAGAATAACCTCGATCAACGCTGTAACCACAGTATGATTATGATATGGATACTTAATATCAACTCTTGCGAGATAAAACTTGTTATTTTCGCGACTAACTTAGCACGGTAAACGCGCTGGCCTTTGAGTTTTCTGGTCATAAATGCTCTAATTACGAAATCGTTGCAGAAGCTAATCGATGCCTCGCTACTGACGGCGAGCCACTGCATCGGAGGACATTCGATATATCACGAGTTGAAATTTCGTGGGGCATCCTTGGCATCTCTTCCATTATTAGTTTTCCTATCAAATTTTTTAGCTGTTCCATAATTCAGTTATTGTTCAAAAGATGCATCTGCTAGTTAGCTTCTACAAACACATCAAAAACATCACGTCTTTCAGCTTAAGCATGATACAAATTAATTCTATATCGTTTCCCGAATGTGCATAGAACTTCGATTTTATCGTTTCGGCAGAAGACATCCGCTACTGTAATTTCAATCAGCACATTGTTTGATTGTGCAATGTCATGATAGACGAAATATTTCCGTGTAAGTGTATCTGAATTATAAGAGATATGAGTTAACGATGTCAGTATTTAAATTTCTAGTCTACCTGTACTTTACATCAGCCACAAAATGGGTATAATGATGAGTGAGAGAGGGAGCCGTGTCGAATAGCTATTTATCTGTTTCGAGTGGCTCCTTCTCTCAATTCATTTTCATTTTATTCTCGGGAACTTAAAACAAAATGCTTGCTTAGTCCTGTGAATAGCTCTGATAAATCACCAACGCTTGCTTAAAGGGACGCCATCGATTCCAGCATTGCACAAAAGACGCAATCGCCGCTGCAGTTCATCCACACACTATGGAAAGCACTGCGATCATTGGCATAAACGAGTGAACCCCACACAACTCGACAAGGCTTGCTTCAAGCAAATAGGGCAGCGCCTTGCCTGACTCAGATAGAGACGATCCCCCCACCCCGGTAGTCGAAAGCAGCATACGCGCTGAAGATGTTGGCGCAATGATGAAATGCTCATGGGGCTTAATCCATCACTGTCTGAAACACAGCCTAATCGCAGGATAGAGTATCTATCTGCCAGCTCATCAAGCCGTGCGCGCGGGCGCTCGACCTGCGTGATGAGATAGACGTTTTTTCGATAAATGTGAATAGCTCACTGCGCACGACGATAGTTTAGTCATCGGCTTTGGGGGGGGGCGTGAGATGGGTAGGGAATGGCAGCTAATGCATATTCACGGGTGCACTTGAGTCGGTTGACTACTAATTGTGCGCTTGACTAGTAAATTATGCTCGATATTTCTTAAAATGTGGCTATCTAGATACATTTCAAGAGTTCGTCACGGGATTCAAAGCGATAGTCGATTGCGTTGCCTTGATGGATAAAATGATGGTTGCATGTCTTGCATAGGTACGCTGGTTGCCGTTGTGATTCTTTCTACTTTTGCTCATTGTTTTGCTTATGTATCTTTAACATTTCGTGTGCAACACTTTATTCACCTCCTTAGAACAATTGGGTCTGGTAAAAGGCACATGACCAATACATGCTCAATTTAGGCATTTATCATACTTCTCGCTAAGCCTGATTATGCATCAAATTGTTCTCTCTGTTAAAGAGACCGCAAGCTTAACAAAAGCATTTGCTTAAATTATAATAAGAGCATGGCAGACAATATCAAGATCAAACATTTTGGACCGATAAAAAACGCAGATATCACGTTAGGTCCATTAACCGTTTTTACTGGGCCACAGAACAGTGGGAAGAGTTTAACCTTGAAATTTATAAAATTTATGAATGATATTCATATCCTGCATAACCTTTTAATAAATCTGCAGGGGCATAAAAATGTCGAGATAGACCACGATATTTTTAAAGCTTTTTTTGGATTTCCTTTAAAAGAAAATTATTTAATATATGGCGACAAGAGAGTAACCAATAAATACTTGAGATCTCTACTTAAAAGCGATTGCGAAGAAAAAGTAGTTTATATACCTTCGCATAGAACAATATGTCTAGACCCAGTTGAAAATGAGATAATTAAAATAGATAAATCGTTGTATAATTCGGATATCTTCACATACAACTATGTTGAATTCCTGAAAAATAAACTCGTGCATTGTATTCCGCCGAAGAAAAACAGTGCGTTATTAAATATAGAAGGCATGCATAGAAGTATGAAGAATAAAATTGCCAATAATATATTAGACGGTTTCCGTTTGAATTTAAAACGAGCAGGTGATGAGATCAAGATAAACCTAATAGACAAAGATAACGTGCCATTATCCGGTTTTGCATGGACAATAGCTCAAAGACAGTTTGTACCAATTTTAATAAGCATAAAAGACCTGCTTGATCAAAAAAACGTATCAGGATTAAATCCTGATAAATTAATTATAATCGAAGAGATTGAAATGGGCCTTCATCCAAAAGATATAGTTACGAGTATGTTCTTGATCTTTGATTTAGTCGCGAGAGGTTATCGTGTTATACTAGCTTCAAATTCTCCTACTGTTATGGATTGTATATTTGCCGTGTATAGGTTAAGCCAATACAATGCTGGCGACGATCTTTTCTGCAAACTTTTCGATCTATATAATAAAGATGAAAGCAAAAGGATTTTTGCGAGATTAAGAGAATTATCTAGTAATTTTAGAGCTTACTATTTCGATAAATTATCAGGGATGGTGAAAGATATATCGTCACTTGACCCTGCCTCACCAGATGAAGCAGTTTCTACATTTGGCTACACAGTGGACGGTAGAGTCGGTAATCTCATCGCTCGTGCATATGCAAATAGGCAGATTGAATAGTGAGCACAAGGCATTAAATGATATAAAAAATATCAATTATTTCGCTCTTAAATTTTATATTATATTTGCATAAAATTATGCTGATGTATTAATCATCATGCTTGCTTGTATTGTAGCATTGTTTTTTAGCGCCTTAAAAATTACAAGATAGATAATTATATTATGCTATTTTAACTTTATAAATCATCTAGATAACCCCGCGCAGTAGCCTAATGAATACTGCGATCCAGTTGAAATTACTTAAAGAAAAATTGTGTAGTTAGATATAACAAATGAAAATCCGGAACAATAGCCTAGAATTGCATTTTAACCTAAGTCATGGCATAGACATACAATTTCAAGTACATTGATATACCAATACTTGTAGTATCTGTTTATCTTAGTAAAAGCTATTTCGAGATTTCTCACGTAATATGTCGTCAGCACTCAAATTAGACGATAAGATAAACCATTTTCTTGCTCAGACAAATGTTAATTTTAACCTACATCACGAATAATTTACTCGTCAATTTGTTGCTCTGGCATAAGTTTAGGTCATAATTAAATGCGCACTTACACTGAGTGGTCATCTATTGTGTAAGTGATAGATATCCTGCGCGATGTGCTAGCAGATTTATTTGTCTAGATATATCAAGAGGGTCTAACGCACTGTGTTTATTAGGCAAATGATTATTTTAAAGGAGAGTGAGAAAAATTTTGCATGATTTATATAAGCAGCTTCAGTGTTTATCTTGATTTTTATCTTTTAATTAACAGTCAATCAACTTCTTCAGTGTTTATTATTCAATATATTCAACTTAATAGCTATACTTATCAAATAATGCAGAACGTCCCATCGAAAAATACATTTTTGTAGATACAATTAACTTTATCAAGGCATTTGGCGTTTTTGATATAACGATTGAATGAAACTATTATCGTTGATTTATAGAATGAAGGACTGCTGTTGTATTTTATATAATAACAAAATCTTCATCCGAGTTTTTATCTATTATACATTTATTATAACCTTCTATTAACATAAAAGTAGGTTCTCCCTCTATTTTCCCACCGCAATTAAAAAGGAAATAATTATATACATCTTCCTCCTGTACGAAATCCAGATCTAATTCTCGCAACATTTCAAAGATTCCTCTTATATCTTTTGTTTTGAGATAAATAATAAAAAGCGATTCTAGTAAAATATTTTTGTTTAAATATTTCAATAGTTTTAAGATATTATGATCTATCTGGGGTTTTATTTTATTTATGCGTTCTAAAATAAAACTTATGGAGGGAGGATCTTCGTTCATGAATAAAATAATCAGAGATGAATGCAAAACTGTACGTTGATAGATTTCGTTTCCGCTGGCTACATCTATTATATTCTTAGCGTTTTTTGTCCCCATCTCTTTATTCATTTGATATAAATAGAGCAATAAGAAGCTGGCAAGATACGCATTTTTACACTCATCTATGTATGAGCTCAAAAATTCTATGGTCTCTACTTCGCTGACAATCGACATGATTTTGATCGCATTCAATCTTGTTTTTATGCTCAATCTTTCATC
This region includes:
- a CDS encoding site-specific integrase codes for the protein MTAEQFITYLKGKGAKPNTIAGYKGDIQHFLDFAAHHENFISDKDEYFRIVEDYINFLKQGHYAESSIARKIYSLIRYSEFIGYDEAKNILKPIRRPAVKAKRIKENDFEYLVEQLKKNDDFMSTAILLIILLINRLRIKASQVINIYDISENEQSYVVKIVENDQVYYYNINKPDELFEKSLAKYVAKKADVVGNHTQTFFVAKNGNPLSRQVIWRHMRNIADKVGIPLRITMFK